A window from Triticum aestivum cultivar Chinese Spring chromosome 6D, IWGSC CS RefSeq v2.1, whole genome shotgun sequence encodes these proteins:
- the LOC123144758 gene encoding B-box zinc finger protein 25, which produces MKIQCDSCGVAAATVVCCADEAALCARCDVEIHAANKLASKHQRLPLDALGAKLPRCDICQEKAAFIFCVEDRALFCRDCDEPIHVPGTLSGNHQRYLATGIRVGLGPVSACAAGDHGAGHDADHHAPPKVACEPYPPAQPAARAQQVPSPPQFLPQDWAVDELLQFSDYESNDKLHKDSPLAFKELEWFTADMELFHDHAPKGGRATMEVPEFFASQAADDAAYYRPSRVAATAGLRQSKKARVEIPDDEDFFIVPDLG; this is translated from the exons ATGAAGATCCAGTGCGACTCGTGCGGCGTCGCGGCGGCCACGGTGGTGTGCTGCGCGGACGAGGCGGCGCTGTGCGCGCGCTGCGACGTGGAGATCCACGCCGCCAACAAGCTCGCCAGCAAGCACCAGAGGCTCCCGCTCGACGCGCTCGGCGCCAAGCTCCCGCGCTGCGACATCTGCCAGGAGAAGGCCGCCTTCATCTTCTGCGTCGAGGACCGGGCGCTCTTCTGCCGCGACTGCGACGAGCCCATTCACGTCCCCGGCACGCTCTCCGGGAACCACCAGCGCTACCTCGCCACCGGCATCCGCGTCGGCCTCGGCCCCGTCTCCGCCTGCGCCGCCGGGGACCACGGCGCCGGCCACGACGCCGACCACCACGCCCCGCCCAAGGTCGCCTGCGAGCCCTACCCGCCGGCCCAGCCCGCCGCCCGCGCGCAGCAGGTCCCCTCGCCGCCGCAGTTCCTGCCGCAGGACTGGGCCGTCGACGAGCTCCTGCAGTTCTCGGACTACGAGTCCAACGACAAG CTGCACAAGGACTCGCCTCTGGCCTTCAAGGAGCTGGAGTGGTTCACCGCGGACATGGAGCTCTTCCACGACCACGCGCCCAAGGGCGGCAGGGCGACCATGGAGGTGCCCGAGTTCTTCGCCTCCCAGGCGGCAGACGACGCCGCCTACTACAGGCCGAGCAGAGTGGCCGCCACCGCCGGCTTGCGCCAGAGCAAGAAGGCCCGCGTCGAGATCCCCGACGACGAGGACTTCTTCATCGTGCCTGATCTTGGCTAA